In a genomic window of Gloeocapsopsis dulcis:
- the ppc gene encoding phosphoenolpyruvate carboxylase — protein MSSLIHLSSDEALTVPSALDLFLRQRLQLVEDLWESVLRQDCGQDLVNLLNQLRDLCSPEGQATNDQATEVTKLIAQLDLNEAIRSARAFALYFQLINIVEQHYEQQLQLARSSQHNSISKQTLNPVDEQPVGLENTLNGQPGAEMLEKSWQAIQPEEQKHSTFHALFPYLKEQNVPPQQIQRLINQLDVRMVFTAHPTEIVRPTIREKQRRMAKLLQRLDQLEEKQGFLNKATSWEATQLREQLTEEIRLWWRTDELHQFKPTVLDEVEYALHYFKEVLFNEIPQLHQRFKHALSSSFPRLNAPNHNFCKFGSWVGADRDGNPSVTSQVTWQTACYQRQMVLEKYIQSVKHLIDLLSLSLHWSDVLPELLESLEQDQSQMSEVYEALALRYRQEPYRLKLSYLLKRLENTRDRNSRLYNRDLRQREIIEPESDSRGIYRYSAEFLAELRLIQRNLEATGLSCRELENLICQVEIYDFNLAHLDIRQESSRHADVLHEILQYLQITPRSYQELSEAERVAWLVSELQTRRPLIPAELPFSPQTAEVIETFRVVRSLQQEFGSSVCQTYIISMSHEVSDLLEVLLLAKEAGLYDPATGTSTLQVVPLFETVEDLLRAPRVMQQLFELPLYRALLAGGYQQPSQTEDTTTAPPPPPSTLTLNLQEVMLGYSDSNKDSGFLSSNWEIHKAQKALQQIAEEFGLQLRIFHGRGGSVGRGGGPAYEAILAQPGHSINGRIKITEQGEVLASKYSLPELAVYNLETITTAVVQASLLRTGFDNIQPWNEIIEELAARSRSHYRALIYEQPDFIDFFHQVTPIDEISQLQISSRPARRQGGKKDLSSLRAIPWVFSWTQSRFLLPAWYGVGTALQEFVNEEPEEHLKLLRYFYLKWPFFKMAISKVEMTLAKVDIQMAKHYVQELSQPEDLARFERLFEQIAKEFYLTRDLVSTITGHKRLLDGDPILQKSVQLRNGTIVPLGFLQVSLLKRLRQCTNTTSGVIHSRYSKGELLRGALLTINGIAAGMRNTG, from the coding sequence ATGAGTTCGCTCATCCACCTCTCCTCTGATGAGGCATTGACTGTGCCTTCGGCTTTAGATTTGTTTCTCCGGCAACGCCTCCAACTGGTGGAGGACTTGTGGGAGTCTGTTCTGCGGCAAGATTGTGGTCAAGACTTGGTTAATCTTTTAAACCAACTACGTGACCTATGTTCGCCAGAAGGACAAGCGACAAATGACCAAGCGACAGAAGTAACTAAGTTAATTGCGCAGCTCGATCTGAATGAAGCGATCAGATCTGCACGCGCTTTTGCTTTGTATTTTCAACTGATTAATATTGTTGAGCAGCACTACGAGCAGCAACTACAACTTGCTCGTTCGTCGCAGCATAATAGCATTAGCAAACAAACCCTAAATCCAGTAGATGAGCAGCCGGTAGGACTGGAAAACACGCTTAATGGACAACCTGGAGCAGAAATGCTCGAAAAAAGCTGGCAAGCAATTCAGCCAGAAGAGCAAAAACATAGTACTTTTCATGCTTTGTTTCCTTATTTAAAAGAGCAGAACGTACCACCTCAGCAAATCCAGCGTTTGATTAATCAACTGGATGTCAGAATGGTCTTTACTGCTCACCCGACTGAAATCGTGCGTCCAACAATTCGTGAAAAACAGCGACGCATGGCAAAGTTGTTACAAAGATTAGACCAATTAGAGGAAAAGCAAGGATTTCTTAATAAAGCAACCTCCTGGGAAGCTACCCAGTTACGCGAACAATTAACTGAGGAAATTCGTCTGTGGTGGCGAACAGATGAATTACATCAATTTAAGCCCACAGTGTTGGACGAAGTAGAGTATGCATTGCACTACTTTAAGGAAGTCTTATTTAATGAGATTCCGCAACTTCATCAACGCTTTAAACATGCACTGTCAAGTTCTTTTCCCCGACTCAATGCACCAAACCATAATTTCTGTAAGTTTGGCTCGTGGGTAGGAGCAGATCGCGATGGCAATCCTTCTGTAACTTCTCAAGTGACTTGGCAAACAGCATGCTATCAGCGTCAAATGGTGCTAGAAAAGTATATTCAGTCAGTGAAGCATCTGATTGACTTACTAAGCTTATCGCTCCACTGGAGTGATGTCTTACCAGAATTACTTGAATCGCTGGAACAAGATCAATCCCAAATGAGTGAAGTTTATGAGGCACTAGCACTGCGTTACCGACAAGAGCCGTATCGTCTCAAACTATCTTATCTACTCAAGCGTTTAGAAAATACACGCGATCGCAATAGTCGTTTATACAACAGAGATTTACGCCAACGCGAAATTATCGAACCAGAAAGTGATTCGCGAGGCATCTACCGCTATAGTGCTGAGTTTCTAGCAGAATTACGTCTTATTCAACGAAATTTAGAAGCAACAGGCTTAAGTTGTCGCGAATTGGAAAATTTGATTTGTCAAGTAGAAATTTATGACTTCAACTTGGCACATCTTGACATTCGGCAAGAATCTTCGCGCCATGCTGATGTATTGCATGAAATTTTACAATATCTGCAAATCACACCTCGCTCATACCAAGAGTTATCAGAAGCAGAACGTGTTGCATGGTTAGTTTCAGAACTACAAACCCGTCGTCCTTTGATCCCAGCAGAGTTACCTTTTAGTCCTCAGACGGCGGAAGTTATTGAAACATTTAGAGTCGTGCGATCGCTTCAGCAAGAATTTGGTTCGAGTGTCTGTCAAACATACATTATTAGCATGAGTCATGAAGTAAGTGACCTGCTAGAAGTGTTACTCCTCGCCAAAGAAGCCGGATTATACGATCCCGCAACAGGCACAAGTACGCTGCAAGTTGTGCCTTTATTTGAAACTGTTGAAGATTTACTTAGAGCACCAAGGGTAATGCAACAATTGTTTGAATTGCCTTTGTACCGTGCATTACTTGCAGGTGGATATCAACAGCCGTCACAAACAGAAGATACTACAACAGCACCACCGCCCCCTCCTTCAACACTGACACTAAATCTCCAAGAAGTCATGTTGGGATATTCTGACAGTAATAAAGATTCGGGATTTTTAAGCAGTAATTGGGAAATTCATAAAGCCCAAAAAGCATTGCAGCAAATTGCAGAAGAGTTTGGTTTGCAGTTGCGGATTTTCCACGGACGAGGTGGTTCAGTTGGTCGTGGAGGTGGGCCAGCTTATGAAGCGATTTTGGCACAGCCTGGTCATAGTATCAACGGCAGAATTAAGATTACTGAGCAGGGAGAAGTTTTGGCATCAAAATATTCTTTACCAGAACTTGCTGTTTATAATCTAGAAACCATTACAACTGCAGTTGTACAAGCAAGCTTGTTACGGACTGGATTTGATAATATTCAACCTTGGAACGAAATCATTGAAGAACTCGCAGCGCGATCGCGTAGTCACTATCGCGCTTTAATCTACGAGCAACCAGACTTTATTGACTTTTTCCATCAAGTTACGCCCATAGATGAAATTAGCCAACTCCAGATTAGTTCTCGACCGGCTCGACGCCAGGGTGGTAAAAAAGATCTCAGTTCGTTACGTGCCATTCCTTGGGTATTTAGCTGGACACAAAGCCGTTTTCTTCTACCAGCATGGTACGGCGTAGGTACTGCTTTACAGGAGTTCGTCAATGAAGAACCTGAAGAACACCTCAAGCTGCTGCGCTACTTCTACCTCAAATGGCCTTTCTTTAAAATGGCGATTTCTAAAGTAGAAATGACTTTGGCAAAAGTAGATATTCAAATGGCAAAGCACTACGTTCAGGAACTCTCACAACCTGAAGACTTAGCTCGCTTTGAAAGACTATTTGAGCAAATTGCCAAAGAATTTTACCTCACGCGAGACTTAGTTTCAACGATCACTGGTCACAAACGCCTTTTGGATGGCGATCCGATTTTGCAAAAGTCTGTCCAATTACGTAATGGAACAATTGTGCCTTTAGGCTTTTTACAAGTTTCTTTGCTCAAGCGACTGCGGCAATGCACTAATACAACATCAGGCGTGATTCACTCGCGTTACAGTAAAGGTGAACTGCTACGTGGAGCGTTGCTTACAATTAATGGCATTGCTGCTGGCATGCGTAACACTGGCTGA
- the rlmB gene encoding 23S rRNA (guanosine(2251)-2'-O)-methyltransferase RlmB, with translation MANKPQKFRSTGGAKRNKPVKIRGNTISKPLLKSPKQVDVPSTKPAVRTHNTEESSLREDNDLIYGRHPVLAALENQRHLNRIWITSRLRYDPRFHSLVTQAKENGAVIDEVESKRLDQITHHANHQGIAAQIAPYAYSDLGELIDQAKATESPVIVAVEGITDPHNLGAIIRTAEAIGAQGLVIPQRRAAGITSSVMKAAAGALENFPVARVVNFSRALEELKEAGFWIYGTAATASQPLHTVQFSGSIVLVIGAEGEGLSLLTQRCCDVLVSIPLLGNTPSLNASVAAGMALYEIYRQRWLNMLHLENLK, from the coding sequence ATGGCTAATAAACCACAGAAATTTAGATCTACGGGCGGAGCAAAGCGAAATAAGCCAGTAAAAATCAGGGGTAATACAATCTCAAAACCTTTGCTCAAATCTCCGAAGCAGGTTGACGTTCCATCAACAAAACCTGCTGTTCGTACCCATAATACAGAAGAATCCTCATTAAGAGAAGACAACGACTTAATCTATGGACGTCACCCTGTTTTAGCTGCTTTAGAAAATCAAAGACATCTCAACCGAATTTGGATTACCTCACGCCTCCGTTACGATCCCCGCTTTCATTCGTTAGTGACGCAAGCAAAGGAAAACGGTGCAGTTATTGATGAAGTTGAATCCAAACGATTGGATCAAATTACTCATCATGCAAATCATCAAGGAATCGCTGCTCAAATTGCGCCTTATGCATATAGCGATTTAGGCGAACTCATTGATCAAGCTAAGGCTACAGAGTCACCTGTAATTGTCGCAGTAGAAGGCATTACTGATCCCCATAATTTAGGGGCAATTATTCGGACAGCCGAAGCGATCGGAGCGCAAGGACTCGTTATACCTCAAAGACGAGCAGCAGGAATTACCTCTAGCGTTATGAAAGCAGCTGCTGGTGCTTTAGAAAATTTCCCTGTTGCTAGAGTCGTTAATTTCAGTCGGGCTTTAGAAGAACTCAAAGAAGCTGGATTTTGGATTTATGGTACAGCCGCAACAGCAAGCCAACCACTCCATACAGTGCAATTTTCAGGATCTATTGTTTTAGTTATTGGTGCTGAAGGAGAAGGTTTGAGTTTGTTGACACAACGCTGCTGTGATGTGTTGGTGTCAATTCCACTTTTGGGTAATACCCCAAGCTTGAATGCCTCAGTAGCAGCGGGAATGGCTCTGTATGAAATTTATCGCCAACGTTGGTTAAATATGCTTCATTTAGAAAACTTAAAATAA
- a CDS encoding Mini-ribonuclease 3, giving the protein MLPTLADDLSQLQAISPHALAYLGDAVYELYIRSYYLLPPKRSQAYHRLVVAQVRAEAQALHLRSLTPYLTSTELDIVRRGRNAATKPPKRVNPEIYQQASSLETLVGYLYLTDYQRLTHLLHKLDFEQDSNEW; this is encoded by the coding sequence CTGCTACCAACTTTGGCTGATGATTTGTCGCAGTTACAGGCAATTTCTCCCCATGCTTTGGCATATCTAGGAGATGCAGTTTATGAACTTTACATTAGGAGTTATTACCTACTGCCACCCAAGCGCTCCCAGGCTTATCATCGTTTAGTAGTGGCACAAGTAAGAGCAGAAGCACAAGCATTACATTTGCGATCGCTCACTCCTTACCTCACCAGCACCGAGTTAGATATAGTCCGTCGCGGTCGAAATGCTGCCACTAAGCCTCCCAAGCGAGTGAATCCAGAAATTTATCAACAGGCATCAAGTTTAGAAACTTTAGTAGGCTACCTGTATCTCACTGATTACCAGCGTCTTACTCACTTACTACACAAGCTAGACTTTGAGCAAGATAGCAATGAGTGGTAG
- the carA gene encoding glutamine-hydrolyzing carbamoyl-phosphate synthase small subunit: MSLFDAKPALLVLADGTAYRGFSFGASETTIGEVVFNTGMTGYQEVLTDPSYCGQIVIFTYPELGNTGVNPEDEESDRPQIRGAIARNICNKPSNWRSTDSLPDYLKQHNIPGIYGIDTRALTRKIRAFGAMNGGISTEILDESELIEQVTAAPSMKGLNLVREVTTANVYEWSDPTTAIWEFKPVTPENAAEPLTVVAIDFGVKRNILRRLASYGCRIVVVPVNTPAEEILKYNPDGIFLSNGPGDPAAVTEGIETTKALLASQKPMFGICMGHQILGQALGAETFKLKFGHRGLNQPAGLKQRVEITSQNHSFAIDADSLPDADIEITHLNLNDSTVAGLRHKSLPLFSVQYHPEASPGPHDADYLFEQFVKLMREAKPKEF; encoded by the coding sequence ATGTCGCTATTTGACGCTAAACCAGCGCTGCTTGTCCTTGCAGATGGAACTGCTTATCGTGGTTTTTCTTTTGGTGCCTCTGAAACCACAATAGGAGAAGTTGTTTTTAATACAGGAATGACAGGCTATCAAGAAGTCTTAACAGATCCGAGTTACTGCGGTCAAATTGTCATCTTTACTTATCCGGAACTGGGCAATACTGGTGTCAATCCAGAAGATGAAGAATCCGATCGACCACAGATCCGAGGTGCCATAGCTCGTAATATCTGCAACAAGCCTAGTAATTGGCGCTCAACTGATAGCTTGCCAGATTATCTTAAGCAGCATAATATTCCAGGTATATATGGCATCGACACCCGCGCTCTGACCCGCAAAATCCGAGCTTTTGGTGCTATGAATGGAGGTATTTCCACTGAAATTCTTGATGAATCTGAGCTAATTGAGCAAGTGACGGCAGCTCCCAGCATGAAAGGGTTGAATTTGGTGCGTGAAGTCACAACTGCTAATGTTTACGAATGGTCTGATCCCACCACCGCGATCTGGGAATTTAAGCCTGTTACTCCAGAAAATGCTGCAGAACCTTTGACAGTAGTTGCGATTGACTTTGGTGTCAAGCGAAATATCCTCCGTCGCTTAGCAAGTTACGGCTGTCGGATTGTTGTCGTTCCTGTGAATACTCCAGCTGAAGAAATCTTAAAATACAACCCTGACGGAATTTTTCTCTCTAATGGCCCTGGCGATCCCGCAGCGGTGACAGAAGGAATTGAAACAACAAAAGCACTGCTAGCCAGCCAAAAACCAATGTTTGGCATCTGTATGGGGCATCAAATTCTAGGTCAAGCTCTCGGTGCAGAAACATTTAAACTCAAGTTTGGGCATCGCGGTCTTAATCAACCTGCCGGTCTCAAGCAACGTGTAGAAATCACCAGCCAAAACCATAGTTTTGCGATCGACGCTGATTCATTACCTGATGCTGATATTGAGATCACTCATCTCAATCTTAATGATTCGACTGTTGCTGGACTACGACACAAGTCACTGCCTTTATTTTCGGTGCAGTATCACCCAGAAGCTAGCCCTGGACCACATGATGCTGACTATCTATTTGAGCAATTTGTCAAGTTAATGCGCGAGGCAAAACCTAAAGAGTTTTGA
- a CDS encoding DUF1816 domain-containing protein, protein MKTFWNSFKEVLTNLFHNLGWAWWVEIVTQKPHCTYYFGPFLSVKEANAAKAGYLEDLEQEGAQGIAVVVKRCKPKSLTVADDLGDMIQHKATPIFSGQM, encoded by the coding sequence ATGAAAACATTTTGGAATAGTTTTAAAGAAGTTTTAACTAATCTCTTTCATAACTTAGGCTGGGCTTGGTGGGTAGAAATTGTTACACAGAAGCCGCACTGCACGTATTACTTTGGTCCTTTCTTGAGCGTTAAAGAAGCAAACGCTGCTAAGGCTGGATATTTAGAAGATTTAGAACAAGAAGGCGCGCAAGGAATCGCTGTAGTAGTCAAACGCTGCAAACCTAAAAGCTTGACAGTTGCTGATGACTTAGGAGATATGATTCAGCACAAAGCTACACCAATTTTTAGCGGTCAGATGTAG
- the kdpA gene encoding potassium-transporting ATPase subunit KdpA: MLQGFIQIALTLIILVVIAPVFGKYIAQVFLKKNTVLNRVFNPVERTIFTLAGIRYKDNMTGRQYIQAVLVSNLVMGIFVFLMLMLQSIFPLNLTNLTAPRWDLALHTTISFVTNTNQQHYSGETTYSYASQILALGFLMFTSAATGLAVGIAFIRGLTGRRLGNFYVDLTVSITRILLPISLLGALLLLIAGIPETLASPATVTTLEGATQVIARGPVAHFEMIKQLGENGGGFFSINSAHPFENPNTFTNLLGIIAMLSIPMALIFTYGVFANKTKQSWFLFGMVFIIFIILIGITAIGEYQGNPLVNNAIFSGEQPNLEGKEVRFGWAQTALWAVSTTATMCGAVNGMHDSLMPKGSFSTLFNMFLQIIWGGQGIGTAYLFIYLILTVFITGLMVGRTPEFLGRKIERKEIVLASVVLLVHPIFVLIPSAIALSFSYTLAGISNPGFHGLSQVVYEYTSASANNGSGFEKLGDDTLWWNLSTSISLLGGRYIPIIALLLLADSMARKQPVPETAGTLRTDTLLFTSVTAGVILVLGVLTFFPVLALGPIAEGFQLLRISG; the protein is encoded by the coding sequence ATGCTACAAGGATTTATTCAAATTGCCTTAACACTAATAATTTTAGTAGTCATTGCTCCAGTATTTGGTAAGTATATAGCACAAGTATTTCTTAAAAAAAATACAGTACTTAATCGCGTCTTTAATCCTGTAGAACGAACTATCTTTACTCTTGCTGGAATACGATATAAAGATAATATGACTGGTAGGCAGTACATTCAAGCTGTCTTAGTTAGTAATTTAGTCATGGGTATTTTTGTTTTTTTAATGCTCATGCTACAAAGCATTTTCCCCTTAAATCTTACTAATTTAACCGCACCTAGATGGGACTTAGCACTCCATACTACTATTTCTTTTGTTACTAATACAAATCAGCAACATTATTCTGGCGAAACTACATATAGTTATGCGAGTCAAATACTAGCATTAGGATTTTTAATGTTTACGTCTGCTGCTACTGGATTAGCCGTAGGAATTGCCTTTATTAGAGGATTAACTGGTAGACGCTTAGGTAATTTTTACGTTGATTTGACTGTCTCAATTACACGAATTTTATTACCCATATCCCTACTGGGAGCACTATTGCTGTTAATTGCTGGTATACCAGAAACCCTAGCCTCTCCTGCAACAGTGACAACTTTAGAAGGTGCAACACAAGTTATTGCAAGAGGACCCGTTGCTCATTTTGAAATGATTAAGCAGTTAGGAGAAAACGGTGGTGGTTTTTTTAGTATTAACTCTGCCCATCCCTTTGAAAACCCAAATACTTTTACTAACTTATTAGGAATCATAGCTATGCTTTCTATTCCTATGGCATTAATTTTTACCTATGGTGTCTTTGCTAATAAGACCAAACAATCTTGGTTTTTATTTGGGATGGTGTTTATTATATTTATCATTTTGATAGGTATAACAGCAATTGGTGAATATCAAGGTAATCCACTTGTAAACAATGCAATTTTTAGTGGAGAACAGCCAAATTTAGAAGGTAAAGAAGTACGCTTTGGCTGGGCACAAACAGCATTATGGGCAGTTAGTACAACAGCAACAATGTGCGGTGCAGTTAATGGAATGCATGATTCTTTAATGCCAAAAGGCAGCTTTTCCACCTTATTTAATATGTTTTTACAAATAATTTGGGGTGGTCAAGGAATAGGTACAGCTTATCTATTTATCTATCTAATTCTTACAGTGTTTATTACAGGATTAATGGTAGGACGTACTCCAGAATTTTTGGGTCGTAAAATTGAGAGAAAAGAAATTGTTTTAGCAAGTGTTGTGCTACTGGTTCACCCAATTTTTGTGTTAATTCCAAGTGCGATCGCACTATCTTTTTCTTATACATTAGCTGGCATTAGTAACCCAGGATTTCACGGTTTATCGCAGGTCGTTTACGAATACACCTCAGCAAGTGCAAATAATGGTTCAGGTTTTGAAAAATTAGGAGATGACACACTTTGGTGGAACCTGAGTACCAGTATTAGCCTTTTGGGAGGACGCTATATCCCAATTATTGCCTTACTGCTTTTGGCTGACAGTATGGCACGTAAACAACCCGTACCTGAAACCGCTGGAACTCTCCGCACCGATACTTTATTATTCACCAGCGTTACAGCAGGAGTCATCTTAGTATTGGGAGTGCTTACTTTCTTTCCTGTTCTAGCTTTAGGACCAATCGCCGAAGGTTTTCAACTACTGAGGATTAGTGGCTAA
- a CDS encoding STAS domain-containing protein, protein MTVSLRGTREARDNYQLFRFTGLLDAFSEPTFRKVIGKCIDEGPRNVILDLSQIDFVDSSGLGALVQLAKQAQSAGGTSQIVTNARVTQTVKLVRLEQFLSLRPSVEVALENIKQS, encoded by the coding sequence ATCACAGTTAGTTTGAGGGGAACTCGCGAAGCACGGGATAACTACCAATTATTTCGATTCACGGGTCTATTAGACGCTTTTTCTGAGCCAACCTTTCGTAAAGTCATTGGTAAATGTATCGATGAGGGGCCCAGAAATGTCATTTTGGATCTTTCGCAAATTGACTTCGTCGATAGTTCAGGCCTGGGTGCTCTAGTGCAACTGGCAAAACAGGCACAAAGCGCTGGAGGCACTTCGCAAATTGTTACCAATGCCCGCGTGACTCAAACAGTTAAACTGGTTCGTCTAGAGCAATTTCTCTCCCTGCGACCTTCAGTGGAAGTAGCTCTAGAAAATATTAAACAGTCATGA
- a CDS encoding alpha/beta fold hydrolase, translating into MSLPQRFQPVELNIHVQGNGFPILCLHGHPGSGRSLSVFTNHLSQRFRTIAPDLRGYGSSRTQQNFSMTDHLLDLEALIDSLKIQQCLVLGWSLGGILAMELALKFPERVSGLILIATAARPRSSHPPISWQDNVYTGVASILNWLQPSWQWNIETFGKRSLYRYLIQQHSPTAYRYLATDAIAAYLQTSAAAQRALNTALRSGYNRLADLHKIACPSLMLAGASDFHISAESSLETARHLKHCQWHCYPNTAHLFPWEIPQQVLSDVDKWIIQHPEVVKEFASTSDR; encoded by the coding sequence GTGTCTCTACCTCAAAGGTTTCAACCTGTCGAACTAAACATTCACGTTCAGGGAAACGGTTTCCCAATCCTCTGCTTACACGGTCATCCAGGCTCAGGACGTAGTCTATCTGTGTTTACAAACCATTTATCCCAGCGTTTCCGTACTATTGCTCCAGATTTACGCGGATACGGTAGCAGTCGTACGCAACAAAATTTTTCGATGACCGATCACTTGCTGGATCTGGAAGCACTAATAGACAGCTTGAAAATTCAGCAGTGCTTAGTCCTCGGATGGTCATTGGGGGGAATTTTGGCGATGGAACTCGCACTAAAATTCCCTGAACGAGTTAGCGGGCTAATTCTCATCGCAACCGCAGCGCGTCCTAGAAGCAGTCATCCACCGATTAGTTGGCAAGATAATGTGTATACTGGTGTCGCGTCTATTCTCAATTGGCTACAGCCAAGTTGGCAGTGGAATATTGAGACTTTTGGTAAGCGATCGCTCTACCGCTACCTCATCCAACAACATTCTCCTACTGCCTATCGCTATCTTGCCACTGACGCGATCGCTGCGTATCTCCAAACTTCTGCTGCTGCGCAACGGGCGTTAAATACTGCTTTACGATCTGGTTATAATCGTTTGGCAGATTTACATAAAATTGCCTGTCCCAGCTTGATGCTAGCCGGAGCAAGCGATTTTCATATCAGTGCTGAATCGAGCCTAGAAACTGCCCGACACTTGAAACACTGCCAATGGCACTGCTACCCAAACACCGCGCATCTTTTCCCTTGGGAAATTCCGCAACAGGTATTGAGTGATGTTGATAAATGGATTATCCAACACCCAGAAGTTGTTAAGGAGTTCGCTTCTACATCTGACCGCTAA
- the psbA gene encoding photosystem II q(b) protein yields MTTTLQRRESASLWERFCNWVTSTDNRLYVGWFGVLMIPTLLAATTCFIIAFIAAPVDIDGIREPVAGSLIYGNNIISGAVVPSSNAIGLHFYPIWEAASLDEWLYNGGPYQLVIFHFLIGVFCYMGREWELSYRLGMRPWIAVAYSAPVAAATAVFLIYPIGQGSFSDGMPLGISGTFNFMLVFQAEHNILMHPFHQLGVAGVFGGALFSAMHGSLVTSSLVRETSESESQNYGYKFGQEEETYNIVAAHGYFGRLIFQYASFNNSRALHFFLAAWPVVGIWFTSLGISTMAFNLNGFNFNQSVIDSQGRVIGTWADVLNRANLGMEVMHERNAHNFPLDLAAGDAIPVALTAPSING; encoded by the coding sequence ATGACAACAACTCTACAAAGACGCGAAAGCGCATCATTGTGGGAGCGGTTTTGCAACTGGGTAACATCAACAGATAACCGGCTATACGTAGGCTGGTTTGGCGTGTTAATGATCCCAACGCTACTAGCAGCAACAACCTGCTTCATCATCGCCTTCATAGCAGCCCCCGTAGACATCGACGGCATCCGCGAACCAGTAGCAGGTTCATTAATCTACGGCAACAACATCATCAGTGGAGCAGTAGTACCATCATCAAACGCGATCGGACTACACTTCTACCCAATTTGGGAAGCAGCATCATTAGATGAGTGGCTCTACAACGGTGGACCATATCAATTAGTGATCTTCCACTTTTTGATTGGAGTATTCTGCTACATGGGAAGAGAGTGGGAATTATCCTACCGCCTAGGTATGCGGCCGTGGATTGCCGTAGCCTACTCAGCACCCGTTGCAGCAGCAACAGCAGTATTCTTGATCTACCCAATTGGACAAGGTTCATTCAGCGATGGCATGCCATTGGGAATCAGCGGCACATTCAACTTCATGTTAGTGTTCCAAGCAGAGCACAACATCCTGATGCACCCATTCCACCAGTTAGGAGTAGCAGGGGTATTCGGTGGGGCACTGTTCAGTGCGATGCACGGTTCATTGGTAACAAGCTCGTTAGTGCGTGAAACAAGCGAAAGCGAAAGCCAAAACTACGGCTACAAATTTGGACAAGAAGAAGAAACATACAACATCGTAGCGGCACACGGTTACTTTGGACGTCTGATCTTCCAATATGCCAGCTTCAACAACAGCCGTGCGTTACACTTCTTCTTAGCAGCATGGCCAGTAGTGGGCATTTGGTTCACATCGTTGGGCATCAGCACGATGGCGTTCAACCTCAACGGGTTCAACTTCAACCAATCAGTGATTGACTCGCAAGGTCGCGTGATTGGCACTTGGGCAGATGTACTCAACCGCGCTAACTTGGGGATGGAAGTGATGCACGAGCGCAATGCTCACAACTTCCCACTCGACTTGGCTGCGGGAGATGCAATTCCTGTTGCTCTGACTGCTCCTAGCATCAACGGTTAA
- a CDS encoding small RNA NsiR4-regulated ssr1528 family protein encodes MTSQNSMNQTTGADAVDVAIASGIDFDGTPIPPAKLELYHQVMALEAGRQRSGVSNTMRSRIVRIGAKHISPEELNQMLIDADFAPLKDKEIAFYYSGK; translated from the coding sequence ATGACTTCTCAAAATTCGATGAATCAAACTACAGGTGCAGATGCAGTTGATGTAGCGATCGCATCCGGAATTGACTTTGATGGAACTCCCATTCCTCCCGCCAAATTAGAACTGTATCACCAAGTCATGGCACTAGAAGCAGGTAGGCAGCGTAGCGGTGTTTCTAATACAATGAGATCGCGAATTGTCCGAATTGGTGCGAAGCATATTTCCCCAGAAGAACTTAATCAAATGCTGATTGATGCCGATTTTGCTCCACTTAAAGACAAAGAAATTGCCTTTTACTACAGCGGAAAGTAG